The following are encoded in a window of Callithrix jacchus isolate 240 chromosome 9, calJac240_pri, whole genome shotgun sequence genomic DNA:
- the PFKM gene encoding ATP-dependent 6-phosphofructokinase, muscle type isoform X5, whose amino-acid sequence MTHEEHHAAKTLGIGKAIAVLTSGGDAQGMNAAVRAVVRVGIFTGARVFFVHEGYQGLVDGGDHIREATWESVSMMLQLGGTVIGSARCKDFREREGRLRAAYNLVKRGITNLCVIGGDGSLTGADTFRSEWSDLLSDLQKAGKITDEEATKSSYLNIVGLVGSIDNDFCGTDMTIGTDSALHRIIEIVDAITTTAQSHQRTFVLEVMGRHCGYLALVTSLSCGADWVFIPECPPDDDWEEHLCRRLSETRTRGSRLNIIIVAEGAIDKNGKPITSEDIKNLVVKRLGYDTRVTVLGHVQRGGTPSAFDRILGSRMGVEAVMALLEGTPDTPACVVSLSGNQAVRLPLMECVQVTKDVTKAMDDKKFDEAMKLRGRSFMNNWEVYKLLAHVRPPVSKSGSHTVAVMNVGAPAAGMNAAVRSTVRIGLIQGNRVLVVHDGFEGLAKGQIEEAGWSYVGGWTGQGGSKLGTKRTLPKKSFEQISANITKFNIQGLVIIGGFEAYTGGLELMEGRKQFDELCIPFVVIPATVSNNVPGSDFSIGADTALNTICTTCDRIKQSAAGTKRRVFIIETMGGYCGYLATMAGLAAGADAAYIFEEPFTIRDLQANVEHLVQKMKTTVKRGLVLRNEKCNENYTTDFIFNLYSEEGKGIFDSRKNVLGHMQQGGSPTPFDRNFATKMGAKAMNWMSGKIKESYRNGRIFANTPDSGCVLGMRKRALLFQPVTELKDQTDFEHRIPKEQWWLKLRPILKILAKYEIDLDTSDHAHLEHISRKRSGEAGV is encoded by the exons ATGACCCATGAAGAGCACCATGCAGCCAAAACCTTGGGGATTGGCAAAGCCATCGCTGTCTTAACTTCTGGTGGAGATGCCCAAG GTATGAATGCTGCGGTCCGGGCGGTGGTTCGAGTTGGCATTTTCACCGGCGCCCGTGTCTTCTTTGTCCATGAG GGTTATCAAGGCCTGGTGGATGGTGGTGATCACATCAGGGAAGCCACCTGGGAGAGTGTTTCGATGATGCTTCAGCTG GGAGGCACCGTGATTGGAAGTGCCCGGTGCAAGGACTTCCGGGAACGAGAAGGACGACTCCGAGCTGCCTACAACCTGGTGAAACGTGGGATCACCAATCTCTGTGTCATTGGGGGTGATGGCAGCCTCACTGGGGCTGACACCTTCCGTTCTGAGTGGAGTGACTTGTTGAGTGACCTCCAGAAAGCAG GTAAGATCACAGATGAGGAGGCTACGAAGTCCAGCTACCTGAACATCGTGGGCCTGGTTGGGTCAATTGACAACGACTTCTGTGGCACTGATATGACCATTGGCACTGACTCTGCCCTGCACCGGATCATAGAGATCGTAGATGCCATCACTACCACTGCTCAGAG CCACCAGAGGACATTTGTGTTAGAAGTGATGGGCCGCCACTGTGG ATATCTGGCCCTTGTTACCTCTCTGTCCTGTGGGGCCGACTGGGTTTTTATTCCTGAATGTCCACCAGATGATGACTGGGAGGAACACCTTTGTCGCCGACTCAGCGAG ACAAGGACCCGCGGTTCCCGCCTCAACATCATCATTGTGGCCGAGGGTGCAATtgacaagaatggaaaaccaatcaCCTCAGAAGACATCAAGAAT CTGGTGGTAAAGCGTTTGGGATACGACACCCGGGTCACTGTCTTGGGGCATGTGCAGAGGGGTGGGACGCCATCGGCCTTTGACAGAATTCTG GGCAGCAGGATGGGTGTCGAAGCAGTGATGGCACTTTTGGAGGGGACTCCAGATACCCCAGCCTGTGTAGTGAGCCTCTCTGGGAACCAGGCTGTGCGCCTGCCCCTCATGGAATGTGTCCAGGTG ACTAAAGATGTGACCAAGGCCATGGATGACAAGAAATTTGACGAAGCCATGAAGCTGAGAGGCCG GAGCTTCATGAACAACTGGGAGGTGTACAAGCTTCTAGCTCATGTCAGACCCCCGGTATCTAAG AGTGGTTCACACACAGTGGCTGTGATGAACGTGGGGGCCCCGGCTGCAGGAATGAATGCTGCTGTTCGCTCCACCGTGAGGATTGGCCTCATCCAGGGCAACCGAGTGCTCGTCGTCCATGATGGTTTCGAGGGCCTGGCCAAGGGGCAG ATAGAGGAAGCCGGCTGGAGCTATGTTGGGGGCTGGACTGGCCAAGGTGGTTCCAAACTTGGGACTAAAAG GACTCTACCCAAGAAGAGCTTTGAGCAGATCAGTGCCAATATAACCAAGTTTAATATCCAGGGCCTCGTCATCATTGGGGGCTTTGAG GCGTACACCGGGGGTCTGGAGCTGATGGAGGGCCGGAAGCAGTTTGATGAGCTCTGCATCCCGTTTGTGGTCATTCCCGCTACAGTCTCCAACAACGTCCCTGGTTCAGACTTCAGCATCGGGGCCGACACGGCGCTCAATACTatctgtacg ACCTGTGACCGCATCAAGCAGTCAGCAGCTGGCACCAAGCGTCGGGTGTTTATCATCGAGACTATGGGTGGCTACTGTGGCTACCTGGCCACCATGGCTGGACTGGCAGCGGGGGCCGACGCTGCCTACATTTTTGAGGAGCCCTTCACCATTCGAGACCTGCAG gcAAATGTTGAACATCTGGTGCAAAAGATGAAAACAACTGTGAAAAGGGGCTTGGTGTTAAG GAATGAAAAGTGCAACGAGAACTATACCACGGACTTCATTTTCAACCTGTACTCCGAGGAGGGAAAGGGCATCTTCGACAGCAGGAAGAATGTGCTTGGTCACATGCAGCAG GGTGGGAGCCCAACTCCATTTGATAGGAACTTTGCCACTAAGATGGGCGCCAAGGCTATGAACTGGATGTCTGGGAAAATCAAAGAGAGTTACCGGAACG GGCGGATTTTTGCCAATACTCCGGACTCTGGCTGTGTTCTGGGGATGCGTAAGAGGGCTCTGCTCTTCCAACCAGTGACTGAGCTGAAGGACCAGACGGATTTCGA GCATCGAATCCCCAAGGAGCAGTGGTGGCTGAAACTGAGGCCCATCCTCAAAATCCTGGCCAAGTACGAGATTGACCTGGACACCTCAGACCACGCCCACCTGGAGCACATCAGTCGGAAGCGGTCCGGGGAAGCTGGCGTCTAA